In Drosophila yakuba strain Tai18E2 chromosome X, Prin_Dyak_Tai18E2_2.1, whole genome shotgun sequence, a single genomic region encodes these proteins:
- the LOC6524294 gene encoding xenotropic and polytropic retrovirus receptor 1 isoform X3, which produces MKFGKTFESHLTIEWRQQYMRYGDLKELIKQGVENAPSPLTSSDYEVQAYYRAFEETFLTECQSELTGVNNFFLEKLLEARRKHGHLKLHLLAYSREPGHTGSDSSLSQRTERSPKKLMTTRQLRYAYAEFYLSLVLIQNYQSLNETGFRKICKKYDKNLRSEAAGKWFVENILDAPFTDGRLLQRMTIEVEDLYTAHLANGDRSLAMEKLRVPPLGQPTPPSMVFRAGIALGMLIMLLVATSISYWKRAPLEDHTPGLMSLFRGPFTWVIFNFYMAANVAGWQQAGVNHVLIFEIDPRSHLQPATFLEIACTFGILWALAMLGFLYNDLIGVSDPFVFPLGLILIMIGLLVVPLPIMNWPARWWTIKLVGRVITAPLHYVGFADFWMGDQLNSLVSCIVDHYYTVRFYAVSWLRYDRVNSCFEPDVMVPITMCLPAWFRFAQCLRRFRDSGSKSVSYLINAGKYSTTFLMVLFSTLRRNTEGEYANTFSNPYTWLFLASCVVATVYCYLWDVIRDFGLFRIMRGERLFLRKQLVYPQAFYYFVIVENLVLRLLWAVEFSILYHNLMTPHNMRTICSILEITRRFIWNYVRLENEHLFNCGNFRATRDIHLAALNPRQERMLESMMDESDGVSNRRKSNERIRLKKEYF; this is translated from the exons ATGAAGTTTGGCAAGACCTTCGAGTCCCACCTGACGATCGAGTGGCGCCAGCAGTATATGCGATATGGG GATCTCAAGGAGCTGATTAAACAAGGCGTGGAGAACGCACCCTCGCCGCTTACTTCCTCGGACTACGAGGTTCAGGCCTATTACAGGGCTTTTGAGGAGACCTTCCTCACCGAATGCCAATCGGAACTGACCGGGGTGAACAACTTCTTTCTTGAAAAACTCCTGGAAGCCCGACGCAAGCATGGCCACCTGAAGCTTCACCTTCTGGCCTACTCCCGGGAACCCGGACACACAGGCAGTGACTCCTCGCTTTCACAACGGACCGAAAGGAGCCCAAAAAAGTTAATGACCACTCGCCAGCTGAGATATGCCTATGCTGAGTTCTATCTGAGTTTGGTGCTGATCCAAAACTATCAGTCGCTGAACGAGACGGGTTTCCGGAAGATCTGCAAGAAGTACGACAAGAATTTGCGATCCGAAGCGGCGGGCAAGTGGTTCGTGGAGAACATACTGGATGCCCCCTTTACGGATGGACGTCTATTGCAGCGCATGACCATCGAGGTGGAGGATCTGTACACGGCCCATCTGGCAAATGGGGATCGCTCGCTGGCTATGGAAAAGCTAAGAGTTCCGCCTTTGGGCCAGCCCACTCCTCCATCGATGGTCTTCCGTGCGGGAATCGCTCTTGGCATGCTAATCATGCTGCTCGTGGCCACCTCCATCAGCT ACTGGAAACGAGCCCCATTGGAGGATCATACCCCGGGTCTGATGAGCCTGTTCCGCGGTCCATTTACCTGGGTGATTTTCAACTTCTACATGGCCGCCAATGTTGCCGGATGGCAGCAGGCCGGAGTCAACCACGTCCTGATCTTTGAGATAGACCCCAGAAGTCACCTGCAGCCGGCCACATTTTTGGAAATTGCCTGCACCTTCGGCATTCTTTGGGCCCTTGCCATGTTGGGGTTCCTGTACAACGACTTGATAGGTGTGTCGGATCCCTTTGTCTTTCCACTGGGGCTCATCCTGATCATGATTGGCCTGCTGGTGGTGCCGCTGCCCATAATGAACTGGCCGGCCAGGTGGTGGACCATCAAGCTGGTGGGTCGCGTGATCACCGCTCCACTGCACTACGTGGGATTTGCCGACTTCTGGATGGGCGATCAGCTGAATTCGCTGGTGTCCTGCATTGTAGATCACTATTATACAGTAAGGTTCTATGCGGTTAGTTGGCTGCGATATGATCGGGTGAACAGCTGCTTTGAACCGGACGTGATGGTCCCGATTACCATGTGCCTGCCCGCCTGGTTTCGATTTGCTCAGTGCCTGCGAAGATTCAGGGACAGTGGTTCCAAGTCGGTGAGCTACTTGATCAATGCGGGAAAGTACTCAACCACCTTTCTGATGGTCCTCTTCTCGACGCTGCGCAGGAATACGGAGG GTGAATATGCCAATACGTTCAGCAACCCCTACACCTGGCTATTCCTCGCGAGCTGCGTGGTGGCCACCGTCTACTGCTATCTGTGGGATGTTATTCGCGACTTTGGCCTCTTCAGGATTATGCGCGGTGAGCGTTTATTTCTTAGAAAACAACTGGTCTATCCACAGGCCTTCTACTACTTTGTGATCGTAGAGAATCTGGTGCTGCGGCTCTTGTGGGCCGTTGAATTCTCCATTCTGTACCACAACCTGATGACTCCCCATAATATGAGGACCATCTGCAGTATCCTGGAGATCACTAG ACGCTTCATTTGGAACTACGTGCGCCTGGAGAACGAGCACTTGTTCAACTGCGGAAACTTCCGCGCCACAAGGGACATCCATTTGGCAGCCCTGAATCCTCGCCAAGAGCGAATGCTGGAGAGCATGATGGACGAGTCGGATGGCGTGTCGAATCGCCGCAAATCGAATGAGCGCATTCGCCTGAAGAAGGAGTACTTCTAA
- the LOC6524294 gene encoding xenotropic and polytropic retrovirus receptor 1 homolog isoform X4, translated as MKFGKTFESHLTIEWRQQYMRYGDLKELIKQGVENAPSPLTSSDYEVQAYYRAFEETFLTECQSELTGVNNFFLEKLLEARRKHGHLKLHLLAYSREPGHTGSDSSLSQRTERSPKKLMTTRQLRYAYAEFYLSLVLIQNYQSLNETGFRKICKKYDKNLRSEAAGKWFVENILDAPFTDGRLLQRMTIEVEDLYTAHLANGDRSLAMEKLRVPPLGQPTPPSMVFRAGIALGMLIMLLVATSISYWKRAPLEDHTPGLMSLFRGPFTWVIFNFYMAANVAGWQQAGVNHVLIFEIDPRSHLQPATFLEIACTFGILWALAMLGFLYNDLIGVSDPFVFPLGLILIMIGLLVVPLPIMNWPARWWTIKLVGRVITAPLHYVGFADFWMGDQLNSLVSCIVDHYYTVRFYAVSWLRYDRVNSCFEPDVMVPITMCLPAWFRFAQCLRRFRDSGSKSEYGG; from the exons ATGAAGTTTGGCAAGACCTTCGAGTCCCACCTGACGATCGAGTGGCGCCAGCAGTATATGCGATATGGG GATCTCAAGGAGCTGATTAAACAAGGCGTGGAGAACGCACCCTCGCCGCTTACTTCCTCGGACTACGAGGTTCAGGCCTATTACAGGGCTTTTGAGGAGACCTTCCTCACCGAATGCCAATCGGAACTGACCGGGGTGAACAACTTCTTTCTTGAAAAACTCCTGGAAGCCCGACGCAAGCATGGCCACCTGAAGCTTCACCTTCTGGCCTACTCCCGGGAACCCGGACACACAGGCAGTGACTCCTCGCTTTCACAACGGACCGAAAGGAGCCCAAAAAAGTTAATGACCACTCGCCAGCTGAGATATGCCTATGCTGAGTTCTATCTGAGTTTGGTGCTGATCCAAAACTATCAGTCGCTGAACGAGACGGGTTTCCGGAAGATCTGCAAGAAGTACGACAAGAATTTGCGATCCGAAGCGGCGGGCAAGTGGTTCGTGGAGAACATACTGGATGCCCCCTTTACGGATGGACGTCTATTGCAGCGCATGACCATCGAGGTGGAGGATCTGTACACGGCCCATCTGGCAAATGGGGATCGCTCGCTGGCTATGGAAAAGCTAAGAGTTCCGCCTTTGGGCCAGCCCACTCCTCCATCGATGGTCTTCCGTGCGGGAATCGCTCTTGGCATGCTAATCATGCTGCTCGTGGCCACCTCCATCAGCT ACTGGAAACGAGCCCCATTGGAGGATCATACCCCGGGTCTGATGAGCCTGTTCCGCGGTCCATTTACCTGGGTGATTTTCAACTTCTACATGGCCGCCAATGTTGCCGGATGGCAGCAGGCCGGAGTCAACCACGTCCTGATCTTTGAGATAGACCCCAGAAGTCACCTGCAGCCGGCCACATTTTTGGAAATTGCCTGCACCTTCGGCATTCTTTGGGCCCTTGCCATGTTGGGGTTCCTGTACAACGACTTGATAGGTGTGTCGGATCCCTTTGTCTTTCCACTGGGGCTCATCCTGATCATGATTGGCCTGCTGGTGGTGCCGCTGCCCATAATGAACTGGCCGGCCAGGTGGTGGACCATCAAGCTGGTGGGTCGCGTGATCACCGCTCCACTGCACTACGTGGGATTTGCCGACTTCTGGATGGGCGATCAGCTGAATTCGCTGGTGTCCTGCATTGTAGATCACTATTATACAGTAAGGTTCTATGCGGTTAGTTGGCTGCGATATGATCGGGTGAACAGCTGCTTTGAACCGGACGTGATGGTCCCGATTACCATGTGCCTGCCCGCCTGGTTTCGATTTGCTCAGTGCCTGCGAAGATTCAGGGACAGTGGTTCCAAGTCG GAATACGGAGG GTGA
- the LOC6524294 gene encoding xenotropic and polytropic retrovirus receptor 1 isoform X2, translating into MKFGKTFESHLTIEWRQQYMRYGDLKELIKQGVENAPSPLTSSDYEVQAYYRAFEETFLTECQSELTGVNNFFLEKLLEARRKHGHLKLHLLAYSREPGHTGSDSSLSQRTERSPKKLMTTRQLRYAYAEFYLSLVLIQNYQSLNETGFRKICKKYDKNLRSEAAGKWFVENILDAPFTDGRLLQRMTIEVEDLYTAHLANGDRSLAMEKLRVPPLGQPTPPSMVFRAGIALGMLIMLLVATSISYWKRAPLEDHTPGLMSLFRGPFTWVIFNFYMAANVAGWQQAGVNHVLIFEIDPRSHLQPATFLEIACTFGILWALAMLGFLYNDLIGVSDPFVFPLGLILIMIGLLVVPLPIMNWPARWWTIKLVGRVITAPLHYVGFADFWMGDQLNSLVSCIVDHYYTVRFYAVSWLRYDRVNSCFEPDVMVPITMCLPAWFRFAQCLRRFRDSGSKSVSYLINAGKYSTTFLMVLFSTLRRNTEGNRCPQMDRLNPDQKPTNPETLKSSPAGEYANTFSNPYTWLFLASCVVATVYCYLWDVIRDFGLFRIMRENLVLRLLWAVEFSILYHNLMTPHNMRTICSILEITRRFIWNYVRLENEHLFNCGNFRATRDIHLAALNPRQERMLESMMDESDGVSNRRKSNERIRLKKEYF; encoded by the exons ATGAAGTTTGGCAAGACCTTCGAGTCCCACCTGACGATCGAGTGGCGCCAGCAGTATATGCGATATGGG GATCTCAAGGAGCTGATTAAACAAGGCGTGGAGAACGCACCCTCGCCGCTTACTTCCTCGGACTACGAGGTTCAGGCCTATTACAGGGCTTTTGAGGAGACCTTCCTCACCGAATGCCAATCGGAACTGACCGGGGTGAACAACTTCTTTCTTGAAAAACTCCTGGAAGCCCGACGCAAGCATGGCCACCTGAAGCTTCACCTTCTGGCCTACTCCCGGGAACCCGGACACACAGGCAGTGACTCCTCGCTTTCACAACGGACCGAAAGGAGCCCAAAAAAGTTAATGACCACTCGCCAGCTGAGATATGCCTATGCTGAGTTCTATCTGAGTTTGGTGCTGATCCAAAACTATCAGTCGCTGAACGAGACGGGTTTCCGGAAGATCTGCAAGAAGTACGACAAGAATTTGCGATCCGAAGCGGCGGGCAAGTGGTTCGTGGAGAACATACTGGATGCCCCCTTTACGGATGGACGTCTATTGCAGCGCATGACCATCGAGGTGGAGGATCTGTACACGGCCCATCTGGCAAATGGGGATCGCTCGCTGGCTATGGAAAAGCTAAGAGTTCCGCCTTTGGGCCAGCCCACTCCTCCATCGATGGTCTTCCGTGCGGGAATCGCTCTTGGCATGCTAATCATGCTGCTCGTGGCCACCTCCATCAGCT ACTGGAAACGAGCCCCATTGGAGGATCATACCCCGGGTCTGATGAGCCTGTTCCGCGGTCCATTTACCTGGGTGATTTTCAACTTCTACATGGCCGCCAATGTTGCCGGATGGCAGCAGGCCGGAGTCAACCACGTCCTGATCTTTGAGATAGACCCCAGAAGTCACCTGCAGCCGGCCACATTTTTGGAAATTGCCTGCACCTTCGGCATTCTTTGGGCCCTTGCCATGTTGGGGTTCCTGTACAACGACTTGATAGGTGTGTCGGATCCCTTTGTCTTTCCACTGGGGCTCATCCTGATCATGATTGGCCTGCTGGTGGTGCCGCTGCCCATAATGAACTGGCCGGCCAGGTGGTGGACCATCAAGCTGGTGGGTCGCGTGATCACCGCTCCACTGCACTACGTGGGATTTGCCGACTTCTGGATGGGCGATCAGCTGAATTCGCTGGTGTCCTGCATTGTAGATCACTATTATACAGTAAGGTTCTATGCGGTTAGTTGGCTGCGATATGATCGGGTGAACAGCTGCTTTGAACCGGACGTGATGGTCCCGATTACCATGTGCCTGCCCGCCTGGTTTCGATTTGCTCAGTGCCTGCGAAGATTCAGGGACAGTGGTTCCAAGTCGGTGAGCTACTTGATCAATGCGGGAAAGTACTCAACCACCTTTCTGATGGTCCTCTTCTCGACGCTGCGCAGGAATACGGAGGGTAATCGTTGTCCCCAAATGGATCGACTGAATCCTGACCAAAAGCCCACCAATCCTGAAACCCTGAAATCCTCACCCGCAGGTGAATATGCCAATACGTTCAGCAACCCCTACACCTGGCTATTCCTCGCGAGCTGCGTGGTGGCCACCGTCTACTGCTATCTGTGGGATGTTATTCGCGACTTTGGCCTCTTCAGGATTATGCGCG AGAATCTGGTGCTGCGGCTCTTGTGGGCCGTTGAATTCTCCATTCTGTACCACAACCTGATGACTCCCCATAATATGAGGACCATCTGCAGTATCCTGGAGATCACTAG ACGCTTCATTTGGAACTACGTGCGCCTGGAGAACGAGCACTTGTTCAACTGCGGAAACTTCCGCGCCACAAGGGACATCCATTTGGCAGCCCTGAATCCTCGCCAAGAGCGAATGCTGGAGAGCATGATGGACGAGTCGGATGGCGTGTCGAATCGCCGCAAATCGAATGAGCGCATTCGCCTGAAGAAGGAGTACTTCTAA
- the LOC6524294 gene encoding xenotropic and polytropic retrovirus receptor 1 isoform X1: MKFGKTFESHLTIEWRQQYMRYGDLKELIKQGVENAPSPLTSSDYEVQAYYRAFEETFLTECQSELTGVNNFFLEKLLEARRKHGHLKLHLLAYSREPGHTGSDSSLSQRTERSPKKLMTTRQLRYAYAEFYLSLVLIQNYQSLNETGFRKICKKYDKNLRSEAAGKWFVENILDAPFTDGRLLQRMTIEVEDLYTAHLANGDRSLAMEKLRVPPLGQPTPPSMVFRAGIALGMLIMLLVATSISYWKRAPLEDHTPGLMSLFRGPFTWVIFNFYMAANVAGWQQAGVNHVLIFEIDPRSHLQPATFLEIACTFGILWALAMLGFLYNDLIGVSDPFVFPLGLILIMIGLLVVPLPIMNWPARWWTIKLVGRVITAPLHYVGFADFWMGDQLNSLVSCIVDHYYTVRFYAVSWLRYDRVNSCFEPDVMVPITMCLPAWFRFAQCLRRFRDSGSKSVSYLINAGKYSTTFLMVLFSTLRRNTEGNRCPQMDRLNPDQKPTNPETLKSSPAGEYANTFSNPYTWLFLASCVVATVYCYLWDVIRDFGLFRIMRGERLFLRKQLVYPQAFYYFVIVENLVLRLLWAVEFSILYHNLMTPHNMRTICSILEITRRFIWNYVRLENEHLFNCGNFRATRDIHLAALNPRQERMLESMMDESDGVSNRRKSNERIRLKKEYF, encoded by the exons ATGAAGTTTGGCAAGACCTTCGAGTCCCACCTGACGATCGAGTGGCGCCAGCAGTATATGCGATATGGG GATCTCAAGGAGCTGATTAAACAAGGCGTGGAGAACGCACCCTCGCCGCTTACTTCCTCGGACTACGAGGTTCAGGCCTATTACAGGGCTTTTGAGGAGACCTTCCTCACCGAATGCCAATCGGAACTGACCGGGGTGAACAACTTCTTTCTTGAAAAACTCCTGGAAGCCCGACGCAAGCATGGCCACCTGAAGCTTCACCTTCTGGCCTACTCCCGGGAACCCGGACACACAGGCAGTGACTCCTCGCTTTCACAACGGACCGAAAGGAGCCCAAAAAAGTTAATGACCACTCGCCAGCTGAGATATGCCTATGCTGAGTTCTATCTGAGTTTGGTGCTGATCCAAAACTATCAGTCGCTGAACGAGACGGGTTTCCGGAAGATCTGCAAGAAGTACGACAAGAATTTGCGATCCGAAGCGGCGGGCAAGTGGTTCGTGGAGAACATACTGGATGCCCCCTTTACGGATGGACGTCTATTGCAGCGCATGACCATCGAGGTGGAGGATCTGTACACGGCCCATCTGGCAAATGGGGATCGCTCGCTGGCTATGGAAAAGCTAAGAGTTCCGCCTTTGGGCCAGCCCACTCCTCCATCGATGGTCTTCCGTGCGGGAATCGCTCTTGGCATGCTAATCATGCTGCTCGTGGCCACCTCCATCAGCT ACTGGAAACGAGCCCCATTGGAGGATCATACCCCGGGTCTGATGAGCCTGTTCCGCGGTCCATTTACCTGGGTGATTTTCAACTTCTACATGGCCGCCAATGTTGCCGGATGGCAGCAGGCCGGAGTCAACCACGTCCTGATCTTTGAGATAGACCCCAGAAGTCACCTGCAGCCGGCCACATTTTTGGAAATTGCCTGCACCTTCGGCATTCTTTGGGCCCTTGCCATGTTGGGGTTCCTGTACAACGACTTGATAGGTGTGTCGGATCCCTTTGTCTTTCCACTGGGGCTCATCCTGATCATGATTGGCCTGCTGGTGGTGCCGCTGCCCATAATGAACTGGCCGGCCAGGTGGTGGACCATCAAGCTGGTGGGTCGCGTGATCACCGCTCCACTGCACTACGTGGGATTTGCCGACTTCTGGATGGGCGATCAGCTGAATTCGCTGGTGTCCTGCATTGTAGATCACTATTATACAGTAAGGTTCTATGCGGTTAGTTGGCTGCGATATGATCGGGTGAACAGCTGCTTTGAACCGGACGTGATGGTCCCGATTACCATGTGCCTGCCCGCCTGGTTTCGATTTGCTCAGTGCCTGCGAAGATTCAGGGACAGTGGTTCCAAGTCGGTGAGCTACTTGATCAATGCGGGAAAGTACTCAACCACCTTTCTGATGGTCCTCTTCTCGACGCTGCGCAGGAATACGGAGGGTAATCGTTGTCCCCAAATGGATCGACTGAATCCTGACCAAAAGCCCACCAATCCTGAAACCCTGAAATCCTCACCCGCAGGTGAATATGCCAATACGTTCAGCAACCCCTACACCTGGCTATTCCTCGCGAGCTGCGTGGTGGCCACCGTCTACTGCTATCTGTGGGATGTTATTCGCGACTTTGGCCTCTTCAGGATTATGCGCGGTGAGCGTTTATTTCTTAGAAAACAACTGGTCTATCCACAGGCCTTCTACTACTTTGTGATCGTAGAGAATCTGGTGCTGCGGCTCTTGTGGGCCGTTGAATTCTCCATTCTGTACCACAACCTGATGACTCCCCATAATATGAGGACCATCTGCAGTATCCTGGAGATCACTAG ACGCTTCATTTGGAACTACGTGCGCCTGGAGAACGAGCACTTGTTCAACTGCGGAAACTTCCGCGCCACAAGGGACATCCATTTGGCAGCCCTGAATCCTCGCCAAGAGCGAATGCTGGAGAGCATGATGGACGAGTCGGATGGCGTGTCGAATCGCCGCAAATCGAATGAGCGCATTCGCCTGAAGAAGGAGTACTTCTAA